In Pseudoduganella albidiflava, a single window of DNA contains:
- the htpG gene encoding molecular chaperone HtpG, translating to MSDNKETLGFQAEVKQLLQLMIHSLYSNKEIFLRELISNASDAADKLRFEAINNDALYGNDHELKIRVAFDKAARTVTISDNGIGMSRDEVISHLGTIAKSGTKEFFGKLSGDQQKDAALIGQFGVGFYSGFIVADRITVETRRAGLEASEAVRWESTGEGDYSVEAIEKTSRGTDIILHLREGEDELLSAWKLKSIITKYSDHISLPIQMAKEEWDEEKKEMVTKEELETINQASALWARSKSDITPEQYEEFYKHVSHDFGAPLTYTHNRVEGRSEYTQLLYIPAKAPFDLWDRNKRGGIKLYVKRVFIMDDAEQLMPTYLRFVKGVIDSADLPLNVSREILQESRDVKAIREGSTKRVIGMLEELANADEQEKKDKYTAFWTEFGQVLKEGVGEDHANKDRLAKLLRFASTHNDSAEQTVALADYVGRMKEGQEKIYYVTGESFTAAKNSPHLEIFRKKGVEVLLMTDRVDEWMLSFLTEFDGKELVSVAKGGLDLGKLEDEAEKKEHEETEAQYKDLVEKMKGALGDKAKDVRVTFRLTDSPACLVADEHELSGNLLRMLKAAGQNAPESKPILEINPNHPLVTRLKYEKVDGGEESGKFADWSHLLFDQALLAEGGTLEDPAAFVRRMNEMLLK from the coding sequence ATGTCTGATAATAAAGAAACCTTGGGCTTCCAGGCGGAAGTGAAGCAGCTGCTGCAGCTGATGATCCATTCGCTGTACTCGAACAAGGAAATCTTCCTGCGCGAGCTGATTTCCAACGCGTCCGACGCGGCCGACAAGCTGCGCTTCGAAGCCATCAACAACGATGCCCTGTACGGCAACGACCACGAGCTGAAGATCAGGGTGGCGTTCGACAAGGCGGCCCGCACGGTCACGATCTCCGACAACGGCATCGGCATGAGCCGCGACGAAGTGATCAGCCACCTGGGCACGATCGCCAAGTCGGGGACCAAGGAATTCTTCGGCAAGCTGTCCGGCGACCAGCAAAAGGATGCGGCGCTGATCGGCCAGTTCGGCGTGGGCTTCTACTCCGGCTTCATCGTGGCCGACAGGATCACCGTGGAAACCCGCCGTGCAGGGCTGGAAGCAAGTGAAGCGGTGCGCTGGGAATCGACCGGCGAGGGCGACTACAGCGTGGAAGCCATCGAGAAGACCAGCCGCGGCACCGACATCATCCTGCACCTGCGCGAAGGCGAGGATGAACTGCTGTCGGCCTGGAAGCTGAAGTCGATCATCACCAAGTATTCGGACCACATCTCCCTGCCGATCCAGATGGCCAAGGAAGAGTGGGACGAAGAGAAGAAGGAAATGGTCACGAAGGAGGAACTCGAGACCATCAACCAGGCCAGCGCGCTGTGGGCCCGCTCGAAGAGCGACATCACGCCCGAGCAGTACGAGGAATTCTACAAGCACGTGTCGCACGACTTCGGCGCGCCGCTCACCTACACGCACAACCGCGTGGAAGGCCGCAGCGAATACACGCAGCTGCTGTACATTCCGGCCAAGGCGCCGTTCGACCTGTGGGACCGCAACAAGCGCGGCGGCATCAAGCTGTACGTCAAGCGCGTGTTCATCATGGACGACGCGGAACAACTGATGCCGACCTACCTGCGCTTCGTGAAGGGCGTGATCGACTCGGCCGACCTGCCGCTGAACGTATCGCGTGAAATCCTGCAGGAGTCGCGCGACGTGAAGGCGATCCGCGAGGGTTCCACCAAGCGGGTGATCGGCATGCTGGAAGAACTGGCCAACGCCGACGAGCAGGAAAAGAAGGACAAGTACACCGCCTTCTGGACCGAGTTCGGCCAGGTGCTGAAGGAAGGCGTGGGCGAAGACCACGCCAACAAGGACCGTCTCGCCAAGCTGCTGCGCTTCGCCTCCACGCACAACGATTCCGCCGAACAGACCGTGGCGCTGGCCGACTACGTGGGCCGCATGAAGGAAGGCCAGGAAAAGATCTATTACGTCACCGGCGAAAGCTTCACGGCCGCGAAGAACAGCCCGCACCTGGAAATCTTCCGCAAGAAGGGCGTGGAAGTGCTGCTGATGACCGACCGCGTCGATGAATGGATGCTGTCGTTCCTGACCGAATTCGACGGCAAGGAACTGGTCTCGGTGGCCAAGGGCGGCCTGGACCTGGGCAAGCTGGAAGACGAGGCCGAGAAGAAGGAACACGAGGAAACCGAGGCGCAGTACAAGGACCTGGTCGAGAAGATGAAGGGTGCGCTGGGCGACAAGGCCAAGGACGTGCGCGTGACGTTCCGCCTGACCGATTCGCCGGCGTGCCTGGTGGCCGACGAGCACGAACTGTCCGGCAACCTGCTGCGCATGCTGAAGGCAGCCGGCCAGAACGCGCCGGAAAGCAAGCCGATCCTCGAGATCAACCCGAACCACCCGCTGGTCACGCGCCTGAAATACGAAAAAGTGGACGGCGGCGAGGAAAGCGGCAAATTCGCCGACTGGTCGCACCTGCTGTTCGACCAGGCCCTGCTGGCCGAAGGCGGCACGCTGGAAGATCCGGCGGCGTTCGTGCGCCGGATGAACGAGATGCTGCTGAAGTAA
- a CDS encoding PEP-CTERM sorting domain-containing protein, with protein MRSLPAVCSLLIAIAATPASAYEVTVEYKVKVNKLLVYGTGYVQHSDLLGFDLSVGDVVTGYFIYDTTTPLIRDGHDMWMLYENFQQSVVFENAPGPIDLSYHAGLRAWELDVLDINTHGSSGPDGQATLATSFVDEGPYRPLNFYLPAENQWSNFSPSLSSFNYYHQGELEVVGNMTSFRVVPVPEPGTYMMLAVGGMVLLAARRKRRPS; from the coding sequence ATGCGATCGCTTCCTGCCGTCTGTTCACTACTAATTGCCATCGCCGCGACGCCGGCAAGCGCATACGAGGTTACCGTAGAGTACAAGGTCAAGGTCAACAAACTGCTCGTGTACGGTACTGGCTACGTTCAACACAGCGATTTGCTCGGCTTCGATCTCTCTGTCGGCGATGTCGTCACGGGATACTTTATTTACGACACGACAACGCCGCTCATCAGGGACGGGCACGATATGTGGATGCTGTATGAAAATTTCCAGCAATCGGTGGTGTTCGAGAATGCGCCGGGACCGATTGATCTCAGCTACCACGCCGGGCTCAGGGCGTGGGAACTCGACGTACTCGACATCAACACACATGGCTCCAGCGGCCCGGATGGCCAGGCTACCCTGGCGACCAGTTTCGTCGACGAAGGGCCATACAGGCCACTCAACTTCTACCTGCCGGCGGAGAACCAGTGGTCGAACTTTTCGCCCAGCCTGTCGTCCTTCAACTATTATCATCAGGGAGAGCTCGAAGTTGTTGGGAACATGACATCCTTCCGCGTCGTTCCAGTGCCGGAGCCAGGCACCTACATGATGCTGGCCGTGGGTGGCATGGTGCTGCTCGCCGCTCGCCGCAAGCGCCGTCCATCCTGA
- a CDS encoding SGNH/GDSL hydrolase family protein: MTRQFLHSAAALSLAAMLATAAAGAEPPTRWVATWGAAPDAAGPALAPQTLRQVVRTSLGGTAVRIALSNEYGTGPLAIGSAHVAVRGKGAGLVPGSGRAVTFDGSPTVTLEKGGSIVSDAVDLRVAPLQELAISLYLPAGSAASTIHGAALQTAYIAPGIDAAAAETFPAGPTDDSRHFITGVDVAAPGGAGTVVIVGDSIADGIGSTEDGNARWPDILAQRLSGAAAPVAVVNAGIAGNRIVRHAARPFAGPATMARLERDALDKPGVKWIVLAQGINDITAGDMLADPAEKVAAQQIIDAMQSLVRRAHARNVRVCGATLMPLEGVRRPFVHSLAGEAVRQQVNAWIRETAPFDATVDLDRVMRDPSHPGRLQARFDSGDHLHPNDAGYVAIAEAVQAACLK, from the coding sequence ATGACACGCCAATTTCTACATAGTGCCGCCGCACTGTCGCTTGCCGCGATGCTCGCCACCGCGGCGGCCGGGGCGGAGCCGCCCACCCGCTGGGTCGCCACCTGGGGTGCCGCGCCCGATGCGGCCGGCCCCGCGCTGGCGCCGCAGACGCTGCGCCAGGTCGTGCGCACGAGCCTTGGCGGAACGGCCGTACGGATTGCGCTTTCAAACGAGTATGGGACCGGGCCGCTGGCGATCGGTTCGGCGCACGTCGCCGTGCGCGGCAAAGGCGCCGGCCTCGTGCCGGGAAGTGGCCGCGCGGTGACGTTCGACGGCTCGCCCACGGTGACGCTGGAAAAAGGCGGCAGCATCGTCAGCGATGCGGTCGACCTGAGGGTCGCGCCGCTGCAGGAGCTGGCGATCAGCCTGTACCTGCCCGCCGGCAGCGCCGCCTCGACGATCCACGGCGCGGCACTGCAGACCGCCTACATCGCACCGGGCATCGATGCCGCCGCGGCGGAAACGTTCCCCGCCGGGCCGACCGACGACAGCCGCCATTTCATTACCGGTGTCGATGTCGCGGCGCCAGGCGGGGCCGGCACCGTCGTCATCGTCGGCGACTCGATCGCCGACGGCATCGGCTCCACGGAAGATGGCAATGCCCGCTGGCCGGACATCCTGGCGCAGCGCCTGAGTGGCGCCGCCGCGCCGGTGGCCGTCGTGAATGCCGGCATTGCGGGCAACCGCATCGTCCGCCATGCCGCCAGGCCCTTCGCCGGCCCCGCGACCATGGCGCGGCTGGAGCGCGACGCGCTGGACAAGCCGGGCGTGAAGTGGATCGTGCTGGCACAGGGCATCAACGACATCACTGCCGGCGACATGCTGGCGGACCCCGCCGAAAAAGTCGCGGCGCAGCAGATCATCGATGCGATGCAATCGCTCGTGCGGCGCGCCCATGCGCGCAACGTGAGGGTCTGCGGGGCCACGCTGATGCCGCTGGAAGGCGTGCGGCGTCCGTTCGTGCATTCGCTCGCCGGGGAAGCCGTGCGCCAGCAGGTGAATGCCTGGATCCGGGAGACCGCCCCGTTCGACGCCACCGTCGACCTGGACCGCGTCATGCGCGATCCCTCCCATCCCGGCCGCCTGCAGGCCCGCTTCGACAGCGGCGACCACCTGCACCCGAACGACGCCGGCTATGTCGCCATCGCCGAGGCCGTGCAGGCCGCATGCCTGAAGTGA
- a CDS encoding LysR family transcriptional regulator — protein MDRQAIPRPSPNLNLLRSLDVLLDTRNLTAAAGILGLTQSTLSRQLAQLRSQFGDPLLVREGQRFLLTERARMLRAPLKALLESLEAVLSEPVFDPAACTRRFAIAGSDYLADHVLPTLVEAIGREAPRAEVVFRMWEPGYYRLLSDEDIDLVATIADTLPDNLHGRAMGKDRPVCAMRAAHPLARQELGLTDYLQWPHLRVTGGSDKDSFVDQYLAARGLRRHVRVAVPFFSSALRIAGNDDLLWTLPEHMAITLSRQTPLAWKPLPFDVPDYQYWLLWHSRSHHDPVHQWFRRHVFGVLHGFDHGVTHYGMQDAHGNHAQRAIDGPEAAP, from the coding sequence GTGGACAGGCAAGCGATCCCCAGGCCGTCGCCGAATCTCAACCTGCTGCGCTCCCTGGACGTCCTGCTCGATACCCGCAACCTGACGGCGGCGGCCGGCATCCTCGGACTGACGCAATCCACGCTGAGCCGCCAGCTGGCCCAGTTGCGCAGCCAGTTCGGCGATCCGCTGCTGGTGCGCGAAGGCCAGCGCTTCCTGCTCACGGAACGCGCCCGTATGCTGCGTGCGCCGCTGAAAGCCTTGCTGGAATCGCTCGAGGCGGTACTGAGCGAACCGGTATTCGACCCGGCCGCGTGCACGCGCCGCTTTGCGATCGCCGGCTCGGATTACCTGGCCGACCACGTGCTGCCCACGCTGGTCGAGGCGATCGGCCGCGAAGCGCCGCGTGCGGAAGTCGTGTTTCGCATGTGGGAACCGGGCTACTACCGGCTGCTCAGCGACGAGGACATCGACCTGGTCGCCACCATCGCCGACACCCTGCCGGACAACCTGCATGGCCGGGCAATGGGCAAGGACCGTCCCGTGTGCGCCATGCGTGCGGCACATCCATTGGCCCGGCAAGAGCTTGGCCTGACCGACTACCTGCAGTGGCCTCACCTGCGTGTCACCGGTGGCAGCGACAAGGACAGTTTCGTGGACCAGTACCTGGCGGCACGCGGGCTGCGGCGGCACGTGCGGGTCGCGGTGCCGTTCTTCTCGTCCGCACTGCGGATCGCCGGCAACGACGACCTGCTGTGGACCCTGCCCGAACACATGGCGATCACGCTGTCCCGGCAGACGCCGCTGGCCTGGAAGCCGCTGCCTTTCGACGTGCCGGACTACCAGTACTGGCTCCTGTGGCACTCCCGCAGCCACCACGATCCGGTGCACCAATGGTTCCGCCGCCACGTGTTCGGCGTGCTGCACGGTTTCGACCACGGCGTCACGCATTACGGCATGCAGGATGCGCATGGCAACCATGCGCAACGCGCCATTGATGGGCCGGAGGCCGCCCCGTAG
- a CDS encoding GlxA family transcriptional regulator — MAARIALVVFPGFQILDFAALTVFEIANKISGAARYAVETVSHGGGIVASSAGVPVDTKPLGRRACDTLLIAGHTVVAPAEPELLDALRRASPRARRTACLCTGAFVAAEAGLLAGRRVTTHWALGRQLKKLYPDIELDDDKIFVNDGPIWTSAGMSACIDLALELVEADLGSDVSKAVARMMVVYHRRTGGQSQFSSMAQMDGGSDRIRSALLFARENLQEALSVERLAEHVHWSPRHFSRAFREQTGHSPAKAIEKLRLEAARSLLEDGGAAIGRIAWQTGFGDEERMRRAFVRTYGKSPQALQREARQRIGYDVPETVR, encoded by the coding sequence ATGGCCGCCCGCATCGCCCTCGTCGTGTTCCCCGGTTTCCAGATCCTCGACTTCGCCGCCCTCACCGTGTTCGAGATCGCCAACAAGATCAGCGGCGCTGCGCGCTATGCGGTCGAGACGGTCTCGCACGGCGGCGGCATCGTCGCCAGTTCGGCCGGCGTGCCGGTCGATACGAAGCCGCTCGGGCGGCGCGCCTGCGACACGCTGCTGATCGCCGGCCACACGGTGGTGGCACCGGCGGAGCCGGAACTGCTCGACGCACTGCGCCGCGCCAGCCCGCGCGCCCGCCGCACCGCCTGCCTGTGCACGGGCGCTTTCGTCGCTGCCGAGGCGGGACTGCTGGCCGGCCGCCGCGTCACCACGCACTGGGCACTGGGCCGCCAGCTGAAAAAGCTGTATCCCGATATCGAACTCGATGACGACAAGATCTTCGTGAACGATGGCCCGATCTGGACGTCGGCCGGCATGAGCGCCTGCATCGACCTGGCGCTCGAGCTGGTCGAGGCGGACCTGGGCAGCGACGTCTCGAAAGCGGTGGCGCGCATGATGGTGGTGTATCACCGCCGCACGGGCGGCCAGTCGCAGTTCTCGTCGATGGCGCAGATGGATGGCGGCTCGGACCGTATCCGCAGTGCGCTGCTGTTTGCCAGGGAAAACCTGCAGGAGGCGCTGTCGGTCGAGCGGCTGGCCGAACACGTGCACTGGAGCCCGCGCCATTTCTCGCGCGCGTTCCGCGAACAGACCGGCCACTCGCCCGCCAAGGCCATCGAGAAGCTGCGCCTGGAAGCAGCGCGCTCGCTGCTGGAGGACGGCGGTGCGGCCATCGGCAGGATCGCCTGGCAGACCGGCTTCGGCGACGAGGAGCGGATGCGGCGCGCGTTCGTGCGCACCTATGGCAAATCGCCGCAGGCGCTGCAGCGGGAAGCGCGGCAGCGCATCGGCTACGATGTGCCGGAAACGGTGCGCTAA
- a CDS encoding SDR family NAD(P)-dependent oxidoreductase, with protein MTNNTHTANITNATNATNATNAKNVPDAQAGRGTAVVTGASSGIGAIYADRLAARGHDLILVARNGERLREVADRVRRAHGRGVTVVQADLGKRDDLARVEAILRTDPSITVLVNNAGFGGVTPLLESDANRMEQMIDINVTAPTRLTYAAAPAFVGRGGGTIINIASIVAIGVEILNGVYGASKAYVLALTQSLHHELAAKGIRVQAVLPGATATDFWDTAGLAHASLPSGMVMRAEDMVDAALAGLDAGEIVTIPPLQDAGDWTGYEAARQALSQRFGHATPAPRYLAPAAA; from the coding sequence ATGACGAACAATACCCACACCGCGAACATCACGAATGCCACGAATGCCACGAATGCCACGAATGCCAAGAATGTCCCGGACGCGCAAGCCGGCCGGGGCACCGCCGTGGTCACGGGCGCATCGTCCGGCATCGGCGCCATCTATGCCGACCGGCTGGCCGCCCGCGGCCACGACCTGATCCTGGTGGCCCGGAACGGGGAACGCCTGCGCGAGGTGGCGGACCGCGTGCGGCGGGCCCATGGCCGCGGCGTGACGGTCGTGCAGGCCGACCTGGGCAAGCGCGACGACCTGGCCCGCGTCGAGGCCATCCTGCGCACCGATCCATCGATCACGGTGCTGGTCAACAATGCCGGTTTCGGCGGCGTGACACCCCTGCTCGAATCGGACGCGAACCGGATGGAACAGATGATCGACATTAACGTCACCGCGCCGACCCGCCTGACTTACGCCGCGGCGCCGGCCTTCGTGGGACGGGGCGGCGGCACGATCATCAACATCGCCTCGATCGTGGCCATCGGCGTGGAGATCCTGAATGGCGTGTACGGCGCCAGCAAGGCCTACGTGCTGGCCCTGACGCAATCGCTGCACCACGAACTGGCGGCGAAGGGCATTCGGGTCCAGGCCGTGCTGCCCGGCGCCACGGCCACCGATTTCTGGGATACCGCGGGCCTGGCGCATGCCAGCCTGCCGAGCGGGATGGTGATGCGCGCCGAAGACATGGTCGATGCCGCGCTGGCCGGACTCGACGCGGGCGAGATCGTCACGATCCCGCCGCTGCAGGATGCCGGGGACTGGACCGGCTACGAAGCGGCCCGCCAGGCGCTGTCGCAACGCTTCGGCCACGCCACGCCGGCGCCGCGCTACCTGGCCCCGGCTGCCGCCTGA
- a CDS encoding CHRD domain-containing protein, protein MKPAMLQRVTMAACATIALGLATTAANATVYTATLSGAIEAPPNESPGTGSVTVDFDIATHTMTIDVTFSGLLAPTTAAHIHCCTAAPETGTAGVATELPTFTGFPTGVTSGTYSHVFDTSLAATWNPNFVTNFGGGTIAGAEAAFMAGLESGTAYLNLHTEFAPGGEIRGFLQPVPEPATFALLALGAPVVLLAARRRRGK, encoded by the coding sequence ATGAAGCCTGCAATGTTGCAACGGGTAACGATGGCGGCTTGCGCCACCATCGCACTGGGCCTGGCGACGACCGCCGCGAATGCCACCGTCTACACCGCCACGCTTTCCGGCGCGATCGAAGCGCCGCCCAACGAGTCCCCCGGCACCGGCTCCGTGACGGTGGATTTCGATATCGCCACGCACACGATGACCATCGACGTCACGTTCTCCGGCCTGCTGGCCCCGACGACCGCCGCGCACATCCATTGCTGCACGGCGGCGCCCGAAACGGGAACCGCCGGCGTTGCCACGGAACTGCCGACCTTCACCGGCTTCCCCACCGGCGTCACCTCCGGCACCTACTCGCACGTATTCGATACGTCGCTGGCGGCCACGTGGAACCCGAACTTCGTCACCAATTTCGGTGGCGGCACCATCGCCGGTGCCGAAGCGGCCTTCATGGCCGGGCTCGAATCCGGCACCGCCTACCTGAACCTGCATACGGAATTCGCGCCGGGCGGTGAAATCCGCGGCTTCCTGCAGCCGGTGCCGGAACCCGCCACCTTTGCCCTGCTGGCGCTGGGCGCGCCGGTGGTGTTGCTGGCTGCGCGGCGCCGCCGCGGCAAGTAA
- a CDS encoding response regulator, with protein sequence MQPSSCSVLLIDDEPLAQDYLLHCLEAHADVALCYEHCAERAVALALEIDATVVLVDLRMPGTDGFGVVRNLRADSRTEHIPIVMLSSEHDAEVKVQAFAAGANDYLVKWPDARELVARLRYHSAACVARRQRDAAFASLARSQEELRASQAALHQAQKMEAIGQLTGGVAHDFNNVLQIIGGNLQLVKLMGGLNDNARGRVDAALAGVERGGRLASHLLAFARRQPLQAVVIDPSVVLADMEEMLRRVLGPQARIESDIAPGVWSTAVDPSQLHNVILNLAINARDAMPHGGTLTLRARNVPAGSPELAEVGQGEYVMIEVADTGNGMPPDVLQRAFEPFFTTKPTGQGTGLGLSMAYGFVKQSGGEILLKSTPGSGTSVRIFLRRSATQAIPEEFDGAATPLFGGIETVLVVEDEEAVRDATAQLLLALGYHVLQAPDADQAARIVEHGARVDLLFTDVIMPGRMSSLELADLVRRRCPDAQILFTSGYAEGVLTHEGKMDPSISLLPKPYNPDVLSARIRHLLRRRKAA encoded by the coding sequence ATGCAACCCAGTTCCTGTTCCGTCCTGCTCATCGACGATGAACCATTGGCGCAGGATTACCTTCTGCATTGCCTGGAAGCGCATGCCGACGTCGCGCTGTGCTACGAGCACTGCGCCGAGCGTGCCGTGGCGCTGGCGCTTGAAATCGATGCCACCGTGGTGCTGGTGGACTTGCGCATGCCCGGAACCGATGGTTTCGGGGTGGTGCGCAATCTGCGCGCCGATTCCCGTACCGAACACATCCCGATCGTCATGCTGTCGTCCGAGCATGATGCCGAGGTGAAGGTGCAGGCGTTTGCCGCCGGCGCCAACGATTACCTCGTGAAATGGCCGGATGCGCGCGAGCTGGTGGCGCGGTTGCGCTACCACAGCGCGGCCTGCGTGGCGCGCCGCCAGCGCGACGCCGCCTTCGCGTCGCTGGCGCGCAGCCAGGAAGAATTGCGCGCCAGCCAGGCCGCGCTGCACCAGGCGCAGAAGATGGAAGCGATCGGCCAGCTGACGGGCGGCGTGGCGCACGACTTCAACAACGTGCTGCAGATTATCGGCGGCAACCTGCAGCTGGTGAAGCTGATGGGCGGCCTGAACGACAACGCGCGCGGCCGTGTCGATGCGGCGCTGGCCGGCGTGGAGCGGGGCGGGCGCCTGGCCTCGCACCTGCTGGCGTTCGCGCGGCGGCAGCCGCTGCAGGCGGTCGTCATCGATCCCTCCGTGGTGCTGGCCGACATGGAGGAAATGCTGCGCCGCGTGCTCGGCCCGCAGGCGCGCATCGAGAGCGATATCGCGCCCGGCGTCTGGAGCACGGCCGTCGATCCGAGCCAGCTGCACAATGTGATCCTGAACCTGGCGATCAACGCGCGCGACGCCATGCCGCATGGCGGCACGCTGACGCTGCGCGCCCGCAACGTGCCGGCCGGTTCGCCCGAACTCGCCGAGGTCGGCCAGGGCGAGTACGTGATGATCGAGGTGGCCGATACCGGCAACGGCATGCCGCCCGACGTGCTGCAGCGTGCCTTCGAACCGTTCTTCACCACCAAGCCGACCGGGCAGGGCACCGGGCTGGGGCTGTCGATGGCGTATGGCTTCGTCAAGCAGTCCGGCGGCGAGATCCTGCTGAAAAGCACGCCTGGCAGCGGCACCAGCGTGCGCATTTTCCTGCGCCGCAGTGCGACCCAGGCCATTCCCGAAGAATTCGATGGCGCGGCCACGCCGCTGTTCGGCGGCATCGAGACGGTGCTGGTGGTCGAGGATGAGGAAGCGGTGCGCGATGCCACCGCCCAGTTGCTGCTGGCGCTGGGCTACCACGTGCTGCAGGCGCCGGACGCGGACCAGGCCGCGCGCATCGTCGAGCATGGCGCGCGCGTCGACCTGCTGTTTACCGATGTGATCATGCCCGGCAGGATGAGCAGCCTGGAACTGGCCGACCTGGTGCGCCGGCGCTGCCCGGACGCGCAGATCCTGTTTACTTCCGGCTATGCCGAAGGGGTGCTGACGCACGAGGGCAAGATGGACCCGAGCATCAGCCTGTTGCCGAAACCGTATAACCCGGACGTGCTGAGCGCCCGCATCCGGCATCTGCTACGGCGGCGCAAGGCCGCCTGA
- a CDS encoding response regulator, producing the protein MLKPILLVEDNPHDLELTLIALEKSQLANEVVVVRDGAEALDYLHCRGEYAQRQKGNPAVVLLDLKLPKVDGLEVLREIRETAALGPLPVVMLTSSREEQDLVRSYSLGVNAYVVKPVEFKEFVRAISDLGIFWAVLNEPPLGSQRYVRPIG; encoded by the coding sequence ATGTTAAAGCCCATCCTGCTCGTGGAAGACAATCCCCACGACCTCGAACTCACCCTGATCGCGCTGGAGAAGAGCCAGCTGGCCAACGAGGTGGTCGTCGTGCGCGACGGCGCCGAGGCGCTCGATTACCTGCATTGCCGGGGCGAGTACGCGCAGCGGCAGAAAGGCAACCCGGCGGTCGTGCTGCTGGACCTGAAGCTGCCGAAAGTGGATGGCCTGGAAGTGCTGCGCGAAATCCGCGAGACGGCCGCGCTGGGGCCCCTGCCGGTGGTCATGCTGACCTCGTCGCGCGAGGAACAGGACCTGGTGCGCAGCTATTCGCTGGGCGTGAACGCGTATGTGGTGAAGCCGGTGGAATTCAAGGAATTCGTGCGCGCGATCTCCGACCTGGGCATCTTCTGGGCCGTGCTGAACGAGCCGCCACTGGGCTCGCAGCGCTACGTGCGGCCGATCGGCTGA